One Rhizobium leguminosarum genomic region harbors:
- a CDS encoding FRG domain-containing protein has translation MNEDVEPSTDWEWLALVHATAPRPLLDWSESPCVSLFRAGSVCLNSSGRFAKWISASIMLPPSSASAH, from the coding sequence GAACCATCGACGGACTGGGAATGGCTGGCGCTCGTTCACGCCACGGCGCCCCGACCGCTTCTCGATTGGTCTGAGTCACCCTGTGTTTCCTTATTCAGAGCTGGCTCGGTTTGTCTGAACAGTTCCGGGCGTTTTGCTAAGTGGATTTCCGCCTCGATTATGCTGCCACCATCATCGGCGTCAGCGCATTGA